DNA sequence from the Vibrio pelagius genome:
CTTCTCAATGCCCTGTGCAATCGACTTAGAGATGATCTTTAATACTGTAGGGCCAACGGCAGTCGTGATTAGGTCTGATTCGGCGATGCAGTCAACCACTGCGTCTGTCGCCGAGTTTACTGCTGTCACGTTCTTAACTACTTCAACAACACACTCTTCGCCAACAATCTTGACTGGGTACTCTTTACGCTCGATTAGCGCATTAACCACAGTCTCATTAACGTCTGCAAACGTGACTTCAAGACCTGCGTCAGCAAGCAATTTACCAATGAAACCACGACCGATATTACCAGCACCGAAATGTAACGCTTTCATAATTTTTAGACCTTTTAACTATGTAATCTATATAGGTGACGGTTCAACAACATACTTCTAAACCGTGAGCTATCTAGACTGGGAAAATGAGGCCAGGGGGGGGGGACTGGCCTCGGTTCACTCAGGAGCTTGACTTAAAGCTTCTTACTATCCATTTAGAATCTTCAGAACATCCTCTGGGTTGGTGGTGTTCTGCAAGCGTTCCACTGCTTCTTCGTCATCAAGTGAATTCGTGATAGCCATCAATACCATGTTGTGCTCGTCACCTTGAGCAGCGATACCGATTACCATCTTCGCGATGTCGTCTTCGTCTTCACCCCACTGAATACCTTCAGGGTATTGACAGAATACGATGCCGGTCTTTTGTACGTACTGTTTCGCTTCAATCGTGCCGTGTGGTACTGCAATAGACTCACCTAGGTAGGTCGATACCAGTTCCTCACGAGCGAACATGCCATCTACATATTCAGGTGCTACGTTGCCAAGTTTCACAAGTTGCTCACCAGCAAACTTAATCGCTTGGTTTTTGTCTGTCGCTTTAAGACCAAGGAATACCGCATCGCTTGTTAGCGCTAGGCCTTGTTCTTTTGACGTCTCTTGCGCTGGCGCTGCTGCAGGTGCTGCTTTTGCTCCACCGCTTTGTGCTTCAACAAGCTCTGCTACTAGGTTGTCGTATACCGCACCGTCTAGGAAGTTGCTTAGAGACATGTGCATTGCACCTGGAATGGTGTTGCGAGCACGGTCAGTTAAGTCTTTATGTGTAATAACAATCTGTGAATCTGCTGGCAGGTTGTTAATCGCATAGTTGGTTACAGTGATGTCTAGACCTGCTGCATCCACTTTCTTACGAAGTAGACCTGCACCCATTGCACTTGAACCCATGCCTGCATCACATGCGACGTATACTGCTTTCACGTCTGCTAGGTTGATGTCTGCACCTGTTGTTGCACCTTTAGAAGACGCTTTCATGTCTTTCATCTGTGCTGATGCTTTCTCTAGTGAGTCTTCGTCGTCACCTTGCGCTGATGTTTTTAGAAGAATTGACGCGACAAGGAACGATACCGCTGTTGCTGCGATAACCGATAGAATCACACCGATGTAAGAACCTTTTGGTGTCATCAGTAGGATTGCGAAAATAGAACCAGGAGACGCAGGAGAGATTAGGCCCGAGCTGAACATTACGTTAGTGAATAC
Encoded proteins:
- a CDS encoding PTS mannitol transporter subunit IICBA gives rise to the protein MLSPEAKIKVQNFGRFLSNMVMPNIGAFIAWGFITALFIPTGWLPNETLASMVGPMITYLLPLLIGYTGGKMVGGDRGAVVGAITTMGVIVGTDIPMFMGAMIVGPLGGIAIKKFDEAVHGKVKSGFEMLVNNFSAGIIGMICAIIAFLAIGPAVKVLSGGLAAGVNAMVEAGALPLASIFVEPAKILFLNNAINHGIFSPLGIQQSEEVGRSIFFLIEANPGPGLGLLLAYMVFGKGSAKQSAAGASIIHFLGGIHEIYFPYVLMNPRLILAVIAGGMAGVFTNVMFSSGLISPASPGSIFAILLMTPKGSYIGVILSVIAATAVSFLVASILLKTSAQGDDEDSLEKASAQMKDMKASSKGATTGADINLADVKAVYVACDAGMGSSAMGAGLLRKKVDAAGLDITVTNYAINNLPADSQIVITHKDLTDRARNTIPGAMHMSLSNFLDGAVYDNLVAELVEAQSGGAKAAPAAAPAQETSKEQGLALTSDAVFLGLKATDKNQAIKFAGEQLVKLGNVAPEYVDGMFAREELVSTYLGESIAVPHGTIEAKQYVQKTGIVFCQYPEGIQWGEDEDDIAKMVIGIAAQGDEHNMVLMAITNSLDDEEAVERLQNTTNPEDVLKILNG